In one Neobacillus sp. WH10 genomic region, the following are encoded:
- a CDS encoding discoidin domain-containing protein, with the protein MKKMLSMFLSTALMVNVILPIGSNSSSTKVSAAGSSFVNIAKDKVVIGNDSIEKVIDISDSKLKTKIVSNKRIGKDLVPGESSEDFAIHLVPENQPPEEPDVHKPKIQLDRTNWTATVYDSIGKAKDGAKMLDSNNNTYVDFSDGNKAWPYEVVIDLKEEKTVGSFGYQKRPGFQDQAYGINGTIGKYEIKVSSDGKNWTDAGMGEFSSKDFNLHKVDNLYNVGDMVYGNLSEAKTARYVKIVQLSGALTNDISFTGAEIYLFEDTTPQDNNAPGDTNERMIKASDLTIKQVNEEVYKTGKRIQYVFEEYEKYNSVWTIKYNVFVEDNAPYLRSNLEISSSNKDVAFDYIDVDQFALPKTVEGLFHHPPLKDISSMWIGKYELVLGQPIYANGMYFGSEFPASDTDVVNNTMQVRYYSGKDFNKLAEDKQLNADGSFTTWNSVMGAAAGTDKDVVQTDFFAYINDIATKTEFRKQYNSWYDNMMDITDESISNSFYGTEKELSKNGVAPLDSYVVDDGWNAYETVNSAGQETKSPYDNKTGFWEFNNKFPNELYPASDMAKKFGSTFGLWLGPQGGYNYFGGFAEFLEKNGTGHVTNDYWKSVDVGSKTYVNNLTKLFLDYQNRFDIEYWKLDGFAVRPSADQDNQHMVGGDHNMYYTSDLWETWIDTFKAMRQEREEKGRGLFLNLTCYVNPSPWLLQWANTIWIQDSGDNGFLSNYGGTQAEQMMSYRDNVYFNIFKKNDLQFPLKNVYNHDPIYGVSAGIKFTDDDFRNYLMINATRGTAFWELYFSPSMMNDAKWRITADVLEWAESHSKTLEKAKLFGKRPDQGGVYGYSAWNSGEGIVSFRNASNKEQSYTLTLDNTVGVPTDLDNAKMVQILPRADETKVENMSYGDTLTVTLAPHESRIYQFSSKDQAPAKVISVKNTKENTVKVKFDQRIQNPIITVNGKPADATILEDYRSVELTTSAKIGKENKVDINVENIWGTPTAAKKDFQGYANGYAAKLLEKTDVENGESLETFHFEKANIDLYSINHKEYKFKKQIPLVGTDDFSISFTFRSSGNNQVILNQEGAYSIAIDENGYLNFTVGDDVVHSKAAVTTVVEKPSGTFGTTEFKPTTTNETVKGKVNDGNLHDVKAVREANGIIKLYLDGELLSSKYVKDRFSLPKGKITLGSKKTNLQIAGVEIKNEAVAYDQAKKSYEDLNLKSGYKELDRTGYKVYADSEEQQAGANEGPAANVLDGKTSTWWHTQYNGAMPVAPHWLTIEMPEVKPVDAYEYVSRNGNGNVKKYELQVSNTNEVGSWKTVKYGEMENGGSTLIEFDEPVDAKFYRLYITETYGNPANTFASAAEIKLHKYNEGAADFSKLAAAYEEMTLIDNKPYSKKSLDSSGFNALKDKVVNVYKNPNSVQPEIDEAISDFTQNFAAILSRLEQGINKKP; encoded by the coding sequence ATGAAGAAGATGCTGTCGATGTTCTTATCTACTGCACTTATGGTTAACGTTATACTCCCAATCGGTAGTAATTCAAGTTCAACAAAAGTTTCTGCGGCCGGGTCGAGCTTTGTAAACATAGCGAAGGACAAAGTGGTAATTGGAAATGATTCCATCGAAAAAGTTATTGATATATCAGATTCCAAGTTGAAGACAAAAATAGTCTCTAACAAAAGAATTGGTAAGGACTTAGTTCCTGGAGAAAGTTCGGAGGATTTTGCCATTCATTTGGTCCCTGAGAATCAACCACCTGAAGAACCAGATGTACACAAACCGAAAATTCAGCTCGACCGAACAAATTGGACGGCAACTGTCTACGATTCTATTGGAAAAGCCAAAGATGGCGCAAAAATGCTAGATAGTAATAACAACACTTATGTAGACTTTTCGGATGGAAACAAGGCATGGCCATATGAAGTAGTGATTGACTTAAAGGAAGAAAAAACAGTTGGATCGTTTGGCTATCAAAAAAGACCAGGATTCCAAGATCAGGCATATGGGATCAATGGAACAATAGGAAAATATGAAATTAAGGTTAGCAGCGACGGGAAAAATTGGACAGATGCAGGCATGGGAGAATTTTCGTCCAAAGACTTTAACCTGCACAAAGTAGATAATCTCTACAATGTGGGAGATATGGTCTATGGAAATTTATCAGAGGCGAAAACAGCAAGATACGTAAAGATTGTTCAATTAAGTGGTGCACTTACAAATGATATTTCATTTACTGGTGCTGAAATTTACCTGTTTGAGGATACCACTCCACAAGACAACAACGCTCCCGGAGACACTAATGAAAGAATGATTAAAGCAAGTGACTTAACGATTAAACAAGTAAATGAAGAAGTTTATAAAACGGGGAAACGCATTCAATACGTGTTTGAAGAGTATGAAAAGTATAACTCGGTATGGACCATTAAGTACAACGTATTTGTGGAGGACAATGCTCCTTATTTAAGAAGTAATCTTGAAATTTCCTCTTCCAATAAAGACGTCGCCTTCGATTACATTGATGTGGATCAATTCGCACTGCCCAAAACCGTAGAAGGACTATTCCATCATCCGCCGCTAAAGGATATTTCCTCCATGTGGATTGGAAAATATGAATTAGTTTTGGGGCAGCCAATTTATGCAAATGGTATGTACTTTGGATCAGAATTTCCTGCATCAGACACCGATGTAGTAAATAACACGATGCAAGTGAGGTATTACTCAGGCAAAGATTTCAATAAGTTGGCAGAAGACAAACAGCTCAATGCGGATGGAAGTTTTACTACTTGGAATAGCGTCATGGGTGCTGCGGCCGGTACGGATAAAGACGTCGTTCAAACTGACTTTTTCGCCTATATCAATGATATTGCTACAAAGACGGAATTCCGAAAGCAGTATAATTCCTGGTATGACAACATGATGGATATTACAGATGAGAGTATTTCTAATTCATTCTATGGCACGGAAAAAGAGCTGAGCAAAAATGGAGTAGCGCCTTTGGATTCTTATGTTGTGGATGATGGTTGGAATGCATATGAAACCGTTAACTCAGCTGGTCAGGAAACTAAATCACCATATGATAACAAAACTGGGTTCTGGGAATTCAATAACAAATTCCCAAATGAATTATATCCGGCCAGTGATATGGCAAAGAAGTTTGGCTCAACGTTTGGACTGTGGCTTGGTCCTCAAGGTGGCTACAATTACTTTGGCGGGTTTGCCGAATTTCTTGAAAAGAATGGCACAGGACATGTGACGAATGATTATTGGAAAAGCGTAGATGTGGGCTCCAAGACATATGTAAACAATCTTACTAAGCTGTTCTTAGATTATCAAAACAGATTTGATATTGAATATTGGAAGCTAGATGGATTTGCTGTGAGACCTTCAGCCGATCAAGACAATCAGCACATGGTTGGCGGCGATCACAATATGTATTATACATCAGACCTTTGGGAAACATGGATTGATACCTTTAAAGCCATGAGACAAGAAAGGGAAGAAAAAGGCAGGGGTCTATTTTTAAACCTTACATGCTATGTAAACCCAAGTCCGTGGCTGTTGCAGTGGGCGAATACGATTTGGATTCAAGACTCTGGTGATAATGGATTTTTGAGCAACTACGGTGGAACCCAGGCAGAACAAATGATGTCATACAGAGACAATGTTTACTTTAACATTTTTAAGAAAAATGATCTGCAGTTCCCGTTGAAAAATGTATATAATCATGACCCGATTTACGGAGTTTCTGCAGGAATAAAATTTACCGATGATGATTTTAGAAATTATTTGATGATCAATGCGACAAGAGGAACGGCATTCTGGGAATTGTATTTTTCACCGAGTATGATGAATGATGCCAAATGGAGAATAACAGCTGATGTATTGGAGTGGGCCGAAAGCCATTCGAAGACGCTTGAAAAAGCAAAGCTATTTGGGAAGCGGCCAGATCAAGGTGGAGTTTACGGCTATTCGGCCTGGAACAGCGGCGAAGGAATTGTTTCATTTAGAAATGCCAGCAATAAAGAACAAAGCTATACGCTGACATTAGATAATACTGTAGGTGTTCCAACGGATTTAGATAATGCAAAAATGGTACAGATTCTGCCAAGAGCTGATGAAACCAAAGTGGAGAATATGAGCTATGGCGATACATTAACGGTAACATTAGCCCCTCATGAGTCAAGAATTTACCAATTTAGCAGCAAAGATCAGGCGCCTGCAAAGGTTATCTCTGTGAAGAATACAAAAGAGAACACTGTGAAGGTTAAATTTGATCAAAGAATACAGAATCCAATCATTACTGTAAATGGAAAGCCGGCAGATGCCACTATTTTAGAAGATTATAGATCGGTTGAGCTTACCACGTCTGCAAAGATTGGAAAGGAAAATAAAGTAGATATCAATGTTGAAAACATCTGGGGCACTCCTACAGCTGCCAAGAAGGATTTCCAGGGGTATGCAAATGGTTATGCGGCAAAGCTGTTGGAGAAAACGGATGTTGAGAATGGAGAAAGCTTGGAGACTTTCCATTTTGAAAAAGCAAATATTGACTTGTACAGCATCAATCATAAAGAATATAAATTTAAAAAACAAATTCCATTGGTTGGAACAGACGACTTTTCCATCTCATTTACGTTTCGATCTTCTGGTAATAACCAAGTCATTTTAAACCAGGAAGGTGCCTATTCCATTGCGATAGACGAAAACGGTTATCTTAACTTTACTGTGGGAGATGACGTTGTCCATTCAAAGGCGGCTGTAACGACTGTTGTTGAAAAGCCATCCGGAACTTTTGGAACCACTGAATTCAAACCAACCACAACCAATGAAACGGTTAAGGGGAAAGTTAATGATGGGAACCTGCACGATGTAAAGGCCGTTAGAGAAGCAAATGGAATAATTAAGCTCTATTTAGATGGCGAACTCTTGTCATCAAAATACGTTAAAGATAGATTCTCATTGCCAAAAGGAAAAATCACTCTCGGCAGTAAAAAAACGAATTTGCAGATTGCAGGGGTAGAAATTAAAAATGAAGCAGTTGCATATGATCAAGCAAAAAAATCCTACGAAGATCTGAATTTAAAGTCAGGATATAAGGAATTAGACAGAACCGGATATAAAGTATATGCAGATTCAGAGGAGCAGCAAGCCGGGGCAAATGAAGGGCCGGCAGCGAATGTATTAGACGGGAAAACTTCAACTTGGTGGCATACGCAGTACAATGGAGCAATGCCTGTAGCACCTCATTGGTTAACCATTGAAATGCCGGAAGTTAAACCTGTTGACGCTTATGAGTATGTAAGCAGAAATGGAAACGGGAACGTGAAAAAGTACGAATTACAAGTTTCAAATACGAATGAAGTTGGCAGCTGGAAAACAGTGAAATATGGGGAAATGGAAAATGGCGGAAGCACTTTAATTGAGTTTGATGAACCAGTTGATGCTAAGTTCTACAGATTGTACATCACTGAAACTTATGGTAATCCGGCTAATACATTTGCATCGGCTGCTGAAATAAAGTTGCATAAGTACAATGAAGGAGCTGCGGATTTTTCAAAATTAGCCGCTGCTTACGAAGAAATGACTCTTATCGATAATAAGCCTTATTCAAAGAAAAGTTTAGACAGCTCAGGATTTAATGCTTTAAAGGATAAAGTTGTAAATGTATATAAAAATCCTAATTCAGTACAACCTGAAATAGATGAAGCTATTTCTGATTTCACTCAAAACTTTGCAGCTATTTTATCTAGGCTAGAGCAAGGAATCAATAAAAAACCTTAG